The proteins below come from a single Halobacillus salinarum genomic window:
- a CDS encoding carbohydrate ABC transporter permease, with product MAAKLTRPLIYIILIAFSLFYLMPVYVLVITSLKPFDQVSLDTMWQLPQTLDFSSYQTAFSKLAPNLMNSFYLVIPATILSALLGSLNGYVLSKWKFKGSEIVFTVILFGMFIPYQSILIPLIVFLRSIGLYNSIPGLIFTHVVYGLPITTLMFRNFYASIPNPMIESAKIDGANFLKIYGKIMLPLSLTGFIVVAIWQFTNIWNEFLFAVSLTQSDQQPVMVALQNLAGSQVVQWNVQMAGALLAALPTLIVYILLGKFFVRGLLAGSVKG from the coding sequence ATGGCTGCAAAACTTACGAGACCTCTCATCTACATCATCCTCATTGCCTTTAGCCTGTTTTATTTAATGCCTGTATACGTGCTGGTTATAACGAGTTTAAAACCGTTTGACCAAGTATCGCTGGATACGATGTGGCAGCTTCCTCAAACCTTGGATTTCAGCAGTTATCAAACTGCATTTTCGAAGCTTGCCCCAAACTTAATGAACTCTTTCTATCTCGTTATTCCGGCCACAATCTTGTCAGCATTATTAGGGTCGTTAAATGGTTATGTCTTATCGAAATGGAAATTTAAAGGTTCAGAAATAGTGTTTACGGTCATTTTATTCGGAATGTTTATTCCTTATCAAAGTATTCTTATTCCGCTGATCGTGTTTTTACGCAGTATTGGTTTATATAATTCGATCCCGGGCTTGATTTTCACCCATGTGGTTTATGGTCTTCCGATTACTACGTTAATGTTTCGTAACTTTTATGCCAGCATTCCAAACCCAATGATTGAATCCGCAAAAATTGACGGAGCTAACTTTCTGAAAATCTATGGTAAAATCATGCTTCCGTTATCTCTTACGGGCTTTATCGTGGTAGCGATATGGCAGTTTACGAACATTTGGAACGAATTTTTATTTGCAGTCTCTTTAACCCAATCCGATCAGCAGCCGGTTATGGTTGCTCTTCAGAACTTAGCAGGAAGCCAGGTTGTACAATGGAACGTGCAAATGGCCGGTGCTTTGCTTGCGGCACTTCCAACGCTGATTGTCTATATACTACTAGGCAAATTTTTTGTCAGAGGTTTACTGGCAGGTTCTGTAAAAGGATAG